The genomic region CCAGGAACGACTCGCTGTGGCCGAGGTTCGCGTCCACGACGGTGGCGGCTGCCGCACCGACCATGCCCCAGGGCTGCAGGAGCACCGCGAGCCCGGCCGCCGACCACGCGGTGGCCTGGTCCATCCGGGACGTGAGCGAGCTCTGGGAGGCGTCGGATCCGGCGTCCGGTGCGGTGTCCGGTGCGGTGTCCGGTCCACCGCGGCTCCGGCGGCGGCGCCTGTGTTCGCTGTAGACGACGAGCCCGATGCCGATGGCCAGTTTCGCCGCCAGTGCGGCGGTGGAGGGAGGCGACTTGGGCGCGGGCGGCTCGCCGCCGGTGAGGAGGAGGACGAGGGCGATCACCGTGACGAGGCAGGCGAGCCAGGCGAGGATGAATGCGAGCCCTTTCCACACGCCCCTCGGCGCGGACACCACCAGCACGAAGGCCATGATCGGCAGCGGATAGAGGGTGATGACGAGGCCGATGACGAACAGGTCAAGCAGCATGGTGACCATGGTCGCCCGGCCTGGCGGCCGGTTGCAAAAGATACGAAATGTGCTCCGAAATGCGGACATTGAGTACCGGCTGTATCAATGAAGTAACCGCATGCATGATCGGAGCGAGCATGGACGACTATCCGCTTCTCAACATCTTCTGGACGATGCTGTGGCTCTTCCTGTGGATCCTGTGGTTCTTCCTCCTCTTCAAGATCATCACGGACATCTTCCGCGACCACAGCCTCGGTGGCTGGGGGAAGGCGGGATGGCTCATCTTCGTGATCCTGCTGCCGTTCCTCGGCGTGTTCGTCTACCTCATCGCCCGCGGGTCCGGCATGGGACAGCGGGACGTGAAGCAGTATCAGGAGAGTGAGCAGGCCTTCCGCAGCTACGTCCAGGAGGCGGCTGGATCCGGGGGCGGTTCGGCGGAGGAGCTGAGCAAGCTCGCCGCGCTCAAGAGCAAGGGCGACATCACCCAGGAGGAGTACGACCGCGCCAAGGCCAAGCTCCTGGCGTGACCGGTCGCGTCATCGCCACTTCGACGGCAGCGGGCCCCGCCCTTCCCGGGCGGGGCCCGCTGCCGTCCTCCGGACTCGGCCCCTCACGCGCCGATGCGCACCAAGGCGAGCGTGATGTTGTCCGGACCTCCGGCTTCGATGGCCGCCTTCCACAGCTCGAAGGCGGCCTTGCCGTCGTCGTGCACGCGCAGCAGTTCGTCGATCACGTCGTCGGGCAGCGGGTCGGTCAGCCCGTCGCTGCACACCAGGTAGCGATCGCCCGTGGACAGCGGGAAAGCCGCCACGTGGGGGGTGATGGGGCTGGGCCCGGGGCTGCCGCCGAGCGTCTGGGTGACGGCCGACGTAGTGCGATGGCCGGGCGCGGGCGGCGGACTGTCGTCCACGCTGACCTGGTGCAGCCCGTCCTCGGTCGCGTGGAACACCTTGCTGTCGCCGACGTTGAACGCCAGCAGCGACTCCGCCAGTACGAGGGCCCCGGCGACCGTGGTTCCCATGGCGGCCAGATCCGGACGGCCGTCGGTGGCCGAGTACACCGCGTCGTTGCAGCGGTTCAGAGCGTCACTGATCGCCTCCGCGCTGTCCAGCGCCGGGCCGAGCGAGGCGAGCTCGCGGACGACCAGCTCACTGGCGACCTCGCCGGCCGGCTGCCCGCCGAGCCCGTCGGCGACGGCGACGACGAGCGGTCTGCCGAGGGGGAACAGCAGCGTCTGGGGGCTCAGGGTCACGGTCCCGCACAGCGTCCACGGGCCGACGGCGAGGCTGTCCTCGTTGTGGTCGCGGATCAGCCCGACATGGCTCAGGGCGGTCACAGCTATGTACGCCACCACGACGACCCGCCTCTCCGCAACGGCAGACGCAGCACTCCCTCCCATTGTCACGCTGCTCGGCGCTCACGCCGCTCGGCATGCGGTGGACGACCGGCCGGAGCACGCTGGTCGTGGGGCCCGAGAAAGGACTGGGCGATGTTCGCGAGGCTGAGCACCTACCAGGGATCACCGGTTCCGGCGTCGGGAGACCTGAGCGCGCATTCGGAGGCGATCGTCCAGCAGGTCCAGGACGTTCCAGGCTTCCGGGGCGTGTACTACCTCGTCGACCGGGCCTCGGGAAAGGCCACGTCGCTGACCTTGTGGGAGGACGAGCAGACCATGCGGGCGAGCGAGGACCGGGCCGCCCGGATCCGTGAGGAGACGGCCCAGCGCGAAGGCCAGCGGATCGTCTCGGTCGAGCACTTCGAGGTGGCCTTCAGCCGCCTCCAGCCATAGCCGCGACAGGTCGTCCCGGGCGCGGATTGGCCCAGGATTCCCGCGGGGAATTGGCGCTGCTGACAGGGCTGCCCCGCTCCTAGCCTGAGCCGGTGACCAACAGAGTCGATTTCTTCTTCGATCCCATCTGCCCGTTCGCCTGGATCACTTCCCGCTGGATGCTGGAAGTCGAGCGCCACCGCGACCTCGACCTCACCTTCCGCGTCATGAGCCTGTCCGTACTCAACGAGGGCCGCGAGGACCTCCCCGAGCGCTATCGAAGGCTCCTCACCACCGGCTGGGGGCCCGTACGCGTCTGCATCGCCGCGGCGCAGCAGCACGGCGACGAGGTTCTGCGCGGCCTCTACACGGCACTCGGCACCCGCCTCCACGACGAGGACCGGGCCGCCGACACCACCGTCATCAGGGAGGCCCTGGCCGAGGCCGGCCTCCCCGAGGACCTGGCCGACGCGGCGGACAGCACCGGGTACGACGACGCGGTGCGAAAGAGCCACCACGAGGGCATGGACCCCGTCGGCGAGGAGGTGGGTACACCCACCGTCCACATCGACGGCACCGCTTTCTTCGGCCCGGTCCTCACCTCGATCCCGCGCGGCGAGGACGCGGTCCGCGTCTTCGACGGCGTCCGGCTCCTGGCCGGCTACCCGAAGTTCTTCGAACTCAAGCGGACGCGGACGGGAGCGCTCGACTTCACCTGACCGGACCCGGTGTCGGCGCCCGCCCCGCCCGCGGAGTGATCTGGGTCACGTGCTGTCACAGGGGCCGGCCGCGCGGTGTCTTGAGGTCGAACCCCTGAAGACGGAGGAGACACCATGACTGGGCACACCGATGTGGTCGTGATCGGCGGCGGGTACGCGGGCGTCATGGCCGCCAATCGCCTGACGCAGCGCGACGACGTGACCGTGACGCTGATCAACCCGCGCCGGACCTTCGTCCACCGCATCCGTCTGCACCAGCTGGTGGGCGGGTCCGACGACGCGGTCGTCGACTACCGGTGGGTCCTGGCCGAGGGCGCGCGGCTGGTGGTCGACACCGTGACCCGGATCGACGCGGCCGGGCGCAGCGTGACGCTGGCGTCGGGCAGCACGGTGGGCTACGACTACCTGGTCTACGCGGTGGGCAGCGGCAGCGCCGACCCGCGCGTGCCCGGGGCGGCCGACTTCGCCTACCCGATCGCCGACCTGGAGGAGGCGCAGCGGCTGCGGCCGGTCCTCGACGCCGCGCCCGCGTCGGCCGAGGTGACCGTCGTCGGAGCCGGTCCGACCGGCATCGAGACCGCAGCCGAGCTGGCGGAGCAGGGTCGCGCGGTGACCCTGGTGTGCGGCGGGGTGCTCGGCCCGTACCTGCACCCGCGCGGCCGACGCTCGGTGGCCGCACGGCTGAAGGCGCTCGGGGTGACCGTGGTCGACGGCCCCGACAGCAAGGTGACGGCGGTGACCCGTGACGCCGTGCGGCTCGGCGGAGGCCGCGAGCTGCCGAGCACGGTGACCATCTGGACCGTCGGCTTCGGCGTGCCGGACCTGGCCGCGCGCAGCGGGCTGACCACGGACGCCCTGGGCCGCCTGCTCACGGACGAGACGCTGACCAGCGTGGACGACGAGCGCATCCTGGCGGCCGGGGACTCGGCGGCGCCGTCGAACCTGCCGCTGCGGATGAGCTGCCAGGCCGCGGTGCCGCTGGGCGCGCGGGCCGCCGACACGGTGCTCAGCCGGATCGCCGGTGAGCAGCCCTCGACCCTGAACCAGGTGTTCGCCGGCCAGTGCATCAGCCTGGGCCGACGCGCCGGCATCTTCCAGTTCGCCCACAAGAACGACACCGCGCTGTGGTTCCACATCGCCGGCCGCCCCGGCGCGAAGCTCAAGGAGTTCGTGTGCAAGGGCGTCGTCAAGCACCTGGCGGACGAGGCGCACAAGCCCGGTGGGTACGGCCTGCACCGCGTCTCGGGAGGGGACACGCGCGAACAGCTGCTGGAGACCGGTCGCGGCGAGGCGTTGGCCACTTCCTGAACGGGAACGGGCAGGCTGAGCTACCACCGGCACCACCGCCGTAGGCGAAGAGGGGACCCAACCGTGGATGCACGACCGGCCGTCGTCGGCCGCCAGGACCGGCCGCGAAGAAGGGGGTTCGCGATATGAGCGACCATGCCACCGAGCCGGCGACCGAGACGTTCGTGGCCCACCGCAATCTGCTCTTCACCGTCGCGTACGAGATGCTCGGATCGGCTGCCGACGCCGAGGACGTCCTCCAGGAGACCTGGCTGCGGTGGGTCCAGGTCGACCTGGAGCAGGTGCGCGACCAGCGCGCCTACCTGGTCCGGATCACGACCCGGCAGGCGCTCAACCGGCTGCGCACCATGTCGCGCCGCAAGGAGTCGTACGTCGGCCCGTGGCTGCCGGAGCCGTTGCTCACCGCGCCGGACGTCGCCCAGGACGTCGAGCTCGCCGAGAGCGTGTCGATGGCGGTCATGCTCGTCCTCGAAACGCTGTCGCCGACCGAGCGCGCCGTGTTCGTGCTGCGCGAGGTCTTCGACGTCGGCTACGACGAGATCGCGGCCGCCGTCGACAAGAGTCCCGCGGCCGTCCGCCAGATCGCCCACCGCGCCCGCCGGCACGTCGATGCCCGCCGCCCCCGCGAGGTGGTCTCCCAGGGCGAGACGCGGGCGGCTCTGGAGTCGTTCAGGCGCGCCCTCGACGGCGGGGACCTGCAGGGCCTGCTCGATGTGCTCGCGCCCGAGGTCGTCCTGATGAGCGACGGCGGAGGCATCAAGCAGGCCGCGGTGCGGCCGATCGTCGGCTCCGACAAAGTGTCCCGCTTCATGGTCGGCGGTCTCGGCAAGAACCGGATCCCGATCACCGTCGGCATCAGCACGGTCAACGGCAGCCCGGCACTGGTCGTACACCTGGACGGGGAGCTCGACGGCGTCATGGCGGTCCGCGTCGAGGACGCCCGCATCACCGGCCTCTACTACGTCCGCAACCCGGAGAAGCTCTCCCACGTCCAGTCCGAGATCCCGCTCACCCTGCGATGAAATCCCGCTGGCACAGGGGTCCTTCGGGGCGCTCACGGGCGTGCCGGGTGCCTGGCGCCGCGCGCCGGGCACCCGGCCGCGGGCACCCCGGCCCGTCGCAGCACCCGGCGGAGGTCCCGTGGTGACCACGCCCGGCCCACGGTCTCGCCGGCGACGCCGACCTCGCGCAGCCCCCGGCCGTCGGGTGCGTGCACGATGACCTGCGGTCGGCTGGACGTCATGCCATCAGGATCGGCGCGGCGCGGGGGCGTCGCAGCGGGCATGGGCATCCGGGTGACCCCGCGCCGCGCCGCGCGAGCGCGGGCGGAGCGGCAACCGCTGCTCCGGCAGGGCGAATTCACACCCGGCCGCGGGTCCTACGCGTCGACCGCGGCCGGGTCGAGGGAGTCGACGTCCTCCATGAAGCTGAGCATCCGGGCGTTGACCAGGTCGGGGTGGTCGATCTGCGGGCCGTGCCCCGTCGCGGCGATGATCTCGGCGCGGGCCCCGGGGATCAGGCGCGGCACCCGCTCCAGCTGCCGCTTCGGGTGTACGAGCAGGCTGCGCTTGCCCATGATCAGGTAGAACGGCGTCCGGATGGAGCCCAGCTCCTCGTCGGACAGCGGCAGCGGGGCGGGGCGGCGGATCCGGAAGGCCCGCACCCCGGCCTGGATCCACCTGCGCAGCTCCGGGACGACGAGGACCGGCTGTTCGAGCCACGCGGCGAGGCGCGGGCGCAGTGCCTTGGGGGCGAAGGTGGCGAAGAGGCTGGCGAAGATCCAGACGAAGAAGCGCAGGCCCACCTTTTCCAGCCCGCCCGGGTCGAGGGCGGTGACCGAGGCGAGCCGGCCGGGCCGCAGGTGCACCTGGTTGATGACCAGCCAGCCTCCGTAGGAGGAGCCGACGAGGTGGACCCGGTCCAGGCCGAGCGCGTCGAGCGCCTCGTCCATCCACTGGGCGGCGCGCTCGGGCTGCCACATGGGCTCGCGCTGGACGCTGCGGCCGGGGTCTCCGGGGGTGTCGAGGGCGTAGACGGGGCGTTCGGCGCTGAGTGCGGGGGTGTTGGGGTACCACTGGGCGGAGCAGCCGCCGGAACCATGGATCAGGACGACCGGCGTACGGGACTCGGCCGCCGGGTCCGTGGGCCCGTACCGGTACACGTGCGTGGTGCCGAAGCTGGTCTCCACGTCCGTCTCGGAGCGGGCGGGCGCACCCATCGCGTAGATCGCGTCGCAGGCGGCGAAGTAGCGGTCGCGCAGTTCGTCGTTCACGTAGCGGCCGATGTCGCGGCGCACACGGGTCGTGTTCTCGGGCACGGGGCACCTCCGGAAGGATCGTTCTTCGTGATACGAGCGTACCATGATGATGGTACGGCGGTACCATAAAAAGGTCCGGCGCGAGCCGGACCGCGAACCCACCACCGACGGGCGGAGACACCGGCACATGCCAAAGCGCGTGGACCACGAGGAACGGCGCGCCCAGATCGCCGAGGCGCTCATCCAGGTCGCCGGACGGCGCGGGCTGCACGCCGTCGGCATGCGGGACGTGGCCGCCGAGGCCGGCGTGTCACTCCGGCTGGTGCAGTACTACTTCGAGACCAAGGAGAAGCTGCTCTTCTACGGGCTCCAGCACCTGACCGACCGCTTCACCGCGCGGGTGGGCGCCCGCCTCGGTGCCGCCGGTCCGAACCCGGGCCCCCGCGCGACCATCGAGGCGCTGCTGCTGGCCTCCCTCCCGACGGATGAGGAGAGCCGCACCTTCCACCTCCTCTACAGCTCCTACTCGATCCTGTCCGTGACCGACGAGGCACTGGCCGCCCAGCCCTTCATCGACAACCCCGACGCCGCCGAGAACGCCGTGACCGGCCTGCTCGAACAGGCCCAGGCGTCAGGCCTGGCCGATCCCGGCATCGACGCGCGCACGGAGGCGATCAGCCTGCTCGCAATGGCGGCGACCATGGGCACCAGCATCCTCGTGGGCCAGCGCGGCGCCGAGTCGGCCATCGCGGTACTCCATCACCACCTGGACCGGATCTTCGCGACCGCCGAGCGGAGAGATCCGGACAGCGAAGCAGGCCCAGGTCGCTGACCTGGGCCTCGGCGGCCGGGAGTGCTCGTCTACGAACTCGCGCCGCGGCTCACGGCCTTCCGGCCGGCCGGCGGTCGCCCGAGGGCGAGGACGACGAGCAGGGCGAACGCGATGAGGGCGGTGAGCGAGCGCAGGTTGTTGAAGGGTTCCCAGCGCCGCAGGACCTCCGCGTGACCGGCGGGGGCCGAGTCCGGCCAGCTCGTCGTCGAAGCTCTCGTCCACCATCAGCTCGGCACCGCTGCGGGCGCCGTCGAGGTAGGTGAAGGCGACCAGCCGTTCGGCGGCGTCGTTGCCCAGCAAGACCGGGCCGCGCAGTGCGTGGGGCGGGAGGGTGACGGCGAACCGCTCGAAGGCGAGCAGGCGCCGCATCCGGTTGCGGACGTCGTCGTCGGTTCCGACGAGCCTTTTGGCGAAGACGTTCCGGCCGATTTCCGTGCTGCCGGCCCAGATTTCGTTGCGGCCTATCGGTGCGGAGACCGACTTCCTGTCGAAGTGGCCGAATCCCATGCGGTCGAGAAAGGATTCCACCGCCGGAACTCCGTCGAGATCGACGGGAGCGAATGTGGTCGACATCGGGTGACCGGCCTCAGATGCTCTGCGTCGCGGTACCGGTGGCCGACGGGCCCTGCCAGCCCGGGATGTACGGGGTCGCTACCTGCGGCGTCGGCGGGCCGGCGGGGCTCTCCTGGGCCACCGTGACGGCGGTCGCGGTGGTCTGGTGGAGGCCGGCCGGTGCGGCGGAACGGTCCTCCGAGTCACCCGAATTGGTCAGGGTCGCGGCGGCGATTCCGGCGATCAGTCCCAGTGCGGTGAATACGTAGGCGGAGCGCTTCTTCGAACGTTCCTTGGCGGTGGCCGACTTCGGCATTTCGTTTCCCCTCGTGGTGTCGTTTCCTTCTCGACGTGGACAACTCTGCCGCGTCGGAAGGGCCCTCAGAGGGAAAAGCGTTCAGCTTCCTGTATGGATGGTTCAGCTTCCTGCACGGCCCGGGCGGGGGTTGTCGTGCCGCTTCCTGCAGCCGTTTCCGTGCCTGTTCCGGCACCGGTTCCGGCAGTCCTGGACGGCAGCGGGCACCCGTCCAGGACCGCCCGGACCATGCGCCGGGCGGCCCTGGACGGCCACCCCGCCACCGGGTCCGTACGCACCTGAGAACGGCCGGCACGCCGCGGCCACCCCGATGCCTTCGGCCCGTGGTTATGTGCCGTCGAAGACCCTTGGTGACCGCTGTGCGCCGCCTTCGAGGGCACGCTCCGGGCAGGGGCCTGCAGGGGCTGGAGTCAGGGCTTCACGGATCTCGAGTTGAGGCCTCGCGCCATCGGCGTAGCGTGAGGAGGACCGAGCTCGGTGACAGGGCGCGTGGCGGGGTGTGACGTGGCGGGGTGTGACGTCCCGCGGAGAGTCCAGATGCCCGCTTCTGTAGGCGTCGCGCCTTCCTGGCAGAGCCGACGGGGTACAGGCACGAGGAGCGGTTGCTATGGCCAAGCTCTCGATGGAGCAGTTGCGTGAACGTGTCCACGGGGCGGTCGTCACCCCTGACGACGATGACTACGACGAGGCGCGCAAGGTCTACAACGCCATGATCGACAAGAGGCCGACCGTCGTCGTGCGCTGCGTCAACGCGGGCGATGTCATGGCCGCGGTCGACTTCGCACGGGAGAACGAGCTCGACCTGGCGGTGCGCGGTGGCGGGCACAGCGTGCCCGGCTTCGGTACCTGCGACGGCGGCGTCGTGGCGGACCTGTCCGGGATGCGTGGCGTGCGTGTCGACCCCGTGCGACGGACGGCACGGGCCGAAGGCGGCGCGACCTGGGGCGACTTCAACGCGGCGACGCACGCCTTCGGTCTGGCGACGACCGGGGGGATCATCTCGACCACGGGTGTCGGCGGGCTCACCCTCGGTGGCGGCATCGGCTATCTCTCCCGCGGACTCGGGCTGAGCTGCGACAACCTGATCTCCGCCGACGTGGTGACCGCGGACGGCCGGTTCCTTCTCGCGAGCGAGGAGGAGCACGACGACCTCTTCTGGGCCCTTCGCGGCGGCGGCGGCAACTTCGGCGCGGTGACCTCCTTCGAGTTCCGGCTCAGCCCCGTCAAGGACATCTACGGCGGGCCGATCCTCTACGAAATGGCGGACGCCGCCACCGTGCTGCGCTCCTTCAGCGACTACATCGCGGATGCGCCCGAGGAACTCGGCGCCTTTCCGGCCTTCCAGCTGGCCCCGCCGCTCCCGTTCATCCCGGAGAACCGGCACGGCGACCCCTTCATCCTGATCGTGTCGTGCTGGGCCGGGCCGCTGGACGAGGGGCAGCGCGCCCTCCAGGCCTTCCACGACTTCGCGCCGGTGGTCGCCGAGCACGTCGGGCCCATGCCGTATCCCGCGCTCAACACCGCCTTCGACGGGCTGGTACCGCCCGGCCTCCAGCACTACTGGAAGGCCAACTTCGTGACCGAGCTCAGCGACGCCGCGATCGCGGCGCACGAGCAGCACGCGCCACGGCTGCCTGCCCTGAACTCGACGATCCACATCTACCCCATCAACGGTGCCTGCCACCGAGTCGCACCGGAGGCCACGGCCTTCGCCTACCGGGACGCCTCGTTCGCCACCGTCATCGCCGGCATGTGGCCCGACCCGTCCGCCAACGAGGCCAACATCGCGTGGGTGCGCGACTACTACGACGCGACCGCCCCGCACTCGGAGGAAGGCGGATACGTCAACTTCATGGCCGACGACGACCAGGACCGGATCAGGGCCAACTACAAGACCAACTACGACCGCCTCGTCGAGGTCAAGGGGAAGTACGACGCGGGAAACCTGTTCCACCTGAACCAGAACATCAAGCCCTAAGCGGCCTCCCCGAGGCCGCTTAGCACTCCGCTGGACGACGAAGCAGGCCCAGGTCGCCGACCTGGGCCTGCTCTCAAGGGGCGGGCGGTTCCGCGCGGTTCACGCGGAGACGGGCCGCCCCTCCCGGCCGGCCGCGTCGAGCAGCAGCTTCGCGGCCACCGTCGCCCCGTCCGTGCGGATCGTCCCGGCCACGGCGGCCGCCCGTGCGCGGGTCTCGGGGGTCAGGGCCGTCTTGAGCGCGACCGACAGGGACTCGAAGGTCGGGGTCGGGCCGTCGTGCGCCGCACCGATGCCCAGGTCGGCCACGCGGCCGGCCCAGTACGGCTGGTCCGCCATCTGCGGGACCACCACCTGAGGCGCGCCGGCCCGGGCGGCCGTCGTCGTCGTGCCCGCGCCGCCGTGGTGCACGACGGCGGCCACCCGGCGGAACAGCGCCTGCTGGTTGACCTCGCCGATGACGAAGCAGTCGTCGGCGTCGTCGATCAGACCCAGTTCGGCCCAGCCGCGCCCGATGAGTACGCGGCGGCCCTGCGCGCGGACCGCCTCGATGGCCGCCCGAGCGACGCCCTCCGCGTCACGCACGGGGATGCTGCCGAAGCCCACGTATACGGGCGGTGTTCCGGCGTCCAGGAACGCCTCCAGAGCGGTCGGCAGCCGGCGTTCGTCCGGCCGGACCCACGCGCCGGTCTGCACCACGTCGAGGTCCGCCGGCTCCTGCCACGGGCTCAGGGCCGGGTCCGTCGCCAGCCACGGCCGTCCGGTGAGGACGTGGTCGCGGACGTTGTCCACCAGCGGCAGGCCGAGCGATGCCCGGTGGGTGTTGACCGCCTCGCCGAACAGCATGTTCAGGCTCTCGGTGTTCAGGTCCCACAGCACCCGGTTGTCGGTCTCCTCCGGCGGGAGCGGCCGGCCCGGCCACGCGAGCGGCGGGTGGTGCGGCGACGGCAGGTAGGTCGGGAAGTAGGCCACGAACGTGTAGGGGATGCCCAGCTTCTCGGCCGCCGCCCGCGCGGCGGCCGCGGCCGGGAGCGAGCCGGTCGCCACCACCGCGTCACAGCCCTCGGCCACAGCGGCGACCGCGTCGTAGGTCGAGCCGAACAGCGCGGCCGCACGCTGGGGCAGGGTCGCCGCCGTCGGCGGCGGCGCCGTCCCGGTCACCGCCGCCGTGACCGTCGCCCGCAGCGAGGCGCCGATCGGCGCCAGGGGCAGGCCGACACCGTCGAGGAAGTCCGCGAAGTCCGGTGGCGCGCACACCCGCACCTCCGCGCCGAGCGCCCGCAGCTGTACCCCGAGCCCCGCCATCGGCTCGATGTCCCCGCGCGACCCGTAGGCCATCAACAACACACGCATGTCACAACTCTCGTTTCCGTAGTGTCCGGGCGGGGCCGTCGTTCCGGCCCGAGGGGTGTTCGGGGGCGGCCCCAGCAGATCCTTCAGCTCCGCTCGCCCGCCGAGGGCGGCACCTTCGAGAAGGTGGTGATGGTAAAGCCGGAGTCGAAGGTTCGCGTGGTGCCCGGGACGAAGCTCGTCGGGGTGAAGGGGCCGTCGAACAGGGGGATGCCGGATCCGATGACGATGGGGTGCCGCTTGATGATCAGCTCGTCGATCTCGTCGCGCAGGGCGCCCGCCAGTTTGCCGCCGCCGCACAGCCAGATGTCCATGCCGTCCTGCTCCTTGAGCCCGCGAACGAGCGCGGCGGGGTCGTCGACGACGGTCACCGCCGGATCGGGGCTGATGAGCGTGCGGGAGACGACGTACTGCTTCAGGTGGGCGTACGGGCTGGTCCACCCCAGCTTCAGGCCCGGGTCGTAGGTGGCGCGGCCCATGATGACCGTGTCGAACCGCTGGGCGGCCCGGTCGGCGATGCCCAGCGGCTCACGTGCGGGCGTCGGCATGGTCTCGGGGAAGTCCGCCAGGATCGCGGCGGCTTCCTCGCCCTCGAAGGGGAGGAAGTCGTACTGGTCTTCGGGACCGGCGATGTAGCCGTCGAGGGTGGCGGAGATGTAGTAGGTCAGCTTGCGCATGGGCTCTCGCTTGTTCGATACAGATGGAGGGTGCGGGTACGGGCACGGATCAGGTCGTGGGCACGTCGAGCTGGAACTCGCGGGTGCGCCGGTAGGAGCGGAAGCCCAACTCCCGGTTGACCGCGAGCATGTGGACGTTGTCCTCGGCGTTGTCGGTCTCGATCTCGACGACGCCGGGGTGCTCGGCGCGCAGCCGGCGCACCATGGCCGCCTTGAGCCACAGCCCCAGACCGTGGCCGCGGTGCGCGGGTACGACCGCGGTGTCGTACTGCTGCACCCGGGCCGGCGTTCCCCGGGGGACCAGGATCTCGGTGTAGCCGGCCATGGCGCCGTCGTCGTGGACGGCGGCGACGGTCAGCAGGGTGTCCCCGCGGTCGGCGATCACCTTGGCCATGGCCCGTACGCGGTCGGCGTCCCAGTCCACGCTGCCGTAGTCCAGGTCTCCGACGGGCATGTCGTTCATCGCGTTCTTGGCCGTCGCGAAGGCGGCGGCGAGGTCGTCGGGCACCGTGCCGGTCCAGCCGGTCAGCCGGTAGCCGGGGTGCCCGGTCTCGCCGAGCCGGCGCATCCTGGCCTCGCCCGTCTCATCCGTCCCGTGCGTCTCGTCCATCCCGTCCATCCCGTCCAGGCGCAGGAGCAGGTGGTCCAGGGTCAGTGCCGGGCGGAAGCTCCACCG from Streptomyces sp. NBC_00190 harbors:
- a CDS encoding glycosyltransferase — protein: MRVLLMAYGSRGDIEPMAGLGVQLRALGAEVRVCAPPDFADFLDGVGLPLAPIGASLRATVTAAVTGTAPPPTAATLPQRAAALFGSTYDAVAAVAEGCDAVVATGSLPAAAAARAAAEKLGIPYTFVAYFPTYLPSPHHPPLAWPGRPLPPEETDNRVLWDLNTESLNMLFGEAVNTHRASLGLPLVDNVRDHVLTGRPWLATDPALSPWQEPADLDVVQTGAWVRPDERRLPTALEAFLDAGTPPVYVGFGSIPVRDAEGVARAAIEAVRAQGRRVLIGRGWAELGLIDDADDCFVIGEVNQQALFRRVAAVVHHGGAGTTTTAARAGAPQVVVPQMADQPYWAGRVADLGIGAAHDGPTPTFESLSVALKTALTPETRARAAAVAGTIRTDGATVAAKLLLDAAGREGRPVSA
- a CDS encoding GNAT family N-acetyltransferase; protein product: MSEHVLLTPLDRISITDAAAWHQVVAASMAHDLPGVPPPDPGQIHAQLTNPTLDSRRLTWLATGADGVPVGVAGLRLFASPGRDHLAEMELHVDPAHRRRGAGSRLLSAVVAACRTDNRRSLVVTAPAESPGEAFCERWSFRPALTLDHLLLRLDGMDGMDETHGTDETGEARMRRLGETGHPGYRLTGWTGTVPDDLAAAFATAKNAMNDMPVGDLDYGSVDWDADRVRAMAKVIADRGDTLLTVAAVHDDGAMAGYTEILVPRGTPARVQQYDTAVVPAHRGHGLGLWLKAAMVRRLRAEHPGVVEIETDNAEDNVHMLAVNRELGFRSYRRTREFQLDVPTT
- a CDS encoding dihydrofolate reductase family protein codes for the protein MRKLTYYISATLDGYIAGPEDQYDFLPFEGEEAAAILADFPETMPTPAREPLGIADRAAQRFDTVIMGRATYDPGLKLGWTSPYAHLKQYVVSRTLISPDPAVTVVDDPAALVRGLKEQDGMDIWLCGGGKLAGALRDEIDELIIKRHPIVIGSGIPLFDGPFTPTSFVPGTTRTFDSGFTITTFSKVPPSAGERS